A region of Salmo salar chromosome ssa17, Ssal_v3.1, whole genome shotgun sequence DNA encodes the following proteins:
- the brd1a gene encoding bromodomain-containing protein 1 isoform X1: MRKKARYHRVPEPQRPPSPIQPSPNKQTLTYAQAQRMVDMEIDGRMHRISIYDKLDVISDDDPTAQEIMECTSNKENMEKPQQTLMRSVRLKNNQEKRSAAAVAQNHTTHGATAAPVQTLPEAKIRTVEYNLPAVPRRPPVYYKYVEKTSEELDEEVEYDMDEEDYAWLEVVNDKRRSEGVSQVSHNVFEFLVDRFEKETQMEKVSKGQDKLTIDEDAVCCICMDGDGQDSNVILFCDMCNLAVHQECYGVPYIPEGQWLCRHCLQSPTQPAGCILCPNKGGAVKKTDDDRWGHVVCALWVPEVGFSNTVFIEPIDGVSNIPSARWKLTCYLCKEKGVGACIQCHKANCYTAFHVSCAQKAGLFMKMEPIKEFTETGEPTFSVKKTAYCGAHTPNSLVKRPLTIYEDAKPKNGLCSPLKGEKMRCANALTKGRKRKSKKVEPEEEVPPVAVPSFPPQRLNTILNRVSMQKKKVFVELALNYWTLKRQARNGVPLIRRLQSSQQSHQKTHAAQPKESEEESRALKEQLKEWHRLRHDLERARLLLELIRKREKLKREEMKLQQSLLEVQLTPFSILLRSVLEQLQERDQSLIFAHPVDIKEVPDYLDHIKNPMDFSTMRKHIDNQAYSNLDDFESDFNLIIFNCMKYNCKDTFFHRAAARLRDQGGALIRKTRRDVERIGFEKDSGMHLPEPPKIEAPPPFSWEDVDQLLLPANRQHMPLEEQLKELLEKLDLTFSMKSSPSRSKRLKLLKKTINDVRSELSFGLRRASHHSHSHSSPSHPERSKAGEAEGVKNNGMSPDNEGDKSLPPKLEPSDSLTPLLHFESNSEPPTLKPIHPNHTPDSKTHGQVKFDREKPNNASSTTTKTLLNGHSESQNPLLLSKGDMSVVATSTLAQPSGTTVNRRTAVLFRKSKTTSSGKNQGGRGGGEAQTGCPQLGTKTFLSVMIPRLETLLHPRTRKRSHSPRGVYSEGGGEGEEESPVKHINTGLSNGFAMEEVIDEKKELGASRPLETRRRCASESSISSSGSLLGSTSSTLSLPTCGKGKPALVRRNTVDDKNDLIACIETGNFARAARIAAEVGNSNIWMPASAATVVLEPLKLVWAKCSGYPSYPALIVDPHMPRVGCQHNGVSIPMPPLDVLRVGERMQYKNEEKLFLVLFFDNKRSWQWLPKSKMVPLGIDKTIDKIKMMEGRTSSIRKAVQTAFKRAMNHLSIVQDEPVSDMSDVD; this comes from the exons ATGAGGAAGAAGGCTCGGTACCACAGGGTCCCCGAGCCCCAGCGGCCGCCCTCCCCCATCCAGCCATCCCCCAACAAACAGACTCTGACCTATGCCCAGGCCCAGCGCATGGTGGACATGGAGATTGATGGCCGGATGCACCGGATCAGCATCTACGACAAGCTGGACGTGATCTCGGATGATGACCCTACGGCTCAGGAGATTATGGAGTGCACCAGCAACAAGGAGAACATGGAGAAGCCTCAGCAGACGCTAATGCGCTCCGTCCGGTTAAAAAACAACCAGGAGAAGAGAAGTGCAGCTGCGGTCGCACAGAACCACACAACACATGGAGCTACAGCAGCACCAGTACAGACACTTCCAGAGGCCAAGATCCGGACTGTGGAGTATAACCTACCAGCGGTCCCCAGGAGGCCCCCAGTGTACTATAAGTATGTGGAGAAGACGTCAGAGGAGTTGGATGAGGAGGTGGAGTATGATATGGATGAGGAGGACTACGCCTGGCTGGAAGTAGTTAATGATAAGAGGAGGAGTGAGGGCGTCAGTCAG GTGTCCCACAACGTGTTTGAGTTCCTGGTGGACCGCtttgagaaagagacacagatgGAGAAGGTGAGCAAGGGCCAGGACAAGCTGACCATAGACGAGGATGCTGTCTGCTGCATCTGCATGGACGGAGATGGCCAGGACAGCAACGTCATCCTCTTCTGTGACATGTGCAACTTGGCAGTGCACCAAGAGTGTTACGGTGTCCCTTACATCCCAGAGGGACAGTGGCTATGCCGGCACTGCCTCCAGTCGCCCACCCAGCCTGCAGGCTGCATACTGTGTCCTAACAAAGGTGGAGCAGTGAAAAAGACTGACGATGACCGCTGGGGTCATGTGGTGTGCGCCCTGTGGGTGCCGGAGGTAGGGTTTTCCAACACAGTCTTCATCGAGCCCATCGACGGAGTCAGCAACATACCGTCCGCCCGCTGGAAGCTCACCTGCTACCTCTGTAAGGAGAAGGGGGTGGGGGCCTGTATCCAGTGTCACAAGGCTAACTGCTACACCGCCTTCCACGTCAGCTGTGCTCAGAAAGCAGGACTCTTTATGAAGATGGAACCAATCAAGGAGTTTACAGAGACCGGCGAACCAACGTTTTCGGTGAAGAAGACTGCTTACTGTGGAGCTCACACCCCCAATAGCTTGGTCAAAAGACCCCTCACCATCTACGAGGACGCCAAACCCAAAAATGGATTGTGTTCCCCTCTGAAAGGGGAGAAGATGAGGTGCGCCAATGCACTGACGAAAGGCAGGAAGAGGAAGAGCAAGAAGGTGGAGCCAGAGGAAGAGGTCCCACCCGTGGCTGTGCCTAGCTTTCCTCCCCAAAG GTTAAACACCATCCTCAACCGGGTGTCTATGCAGAAAAAGAAGGTGTTTGTGGAGCTGGCTCTAAACTACTGGACTCTAAAGAGACAGGCGAGGAACGGAGTACCCCTCATCAGACGACTACAGTCTAGCCAACAGTCCCACCAGAAGACCCATGCTGCACAACCG aaggagagtgaggaggagagccgGGCTCTGAAGGAGCAGCTCAAGGAGTGGCATCGTCTAAGACATGACCTGGAGAGAGCCAGGCTATTGCTGGAGCTCATACGCAAGAGGGAGAAACTCAAGAGAGAAGAG ATGAAGCTGCAGCAGAGCCTGTTGGAGGTCCAGCTGACTCCCTTCAGTATCCTGCTCAGGTCTGTGCTGGAACAGCTAcaggagagagaccagtcctTGATCTTTGCCCATCCTGTCGACATCAAAGAG GTGCCTGACTACCTTGACCACATCAAGAACCCCATGGATTTCTCCACTATGAGGAAACACATTGACAACCAGGCCTACAGCAACCTGGATGATTTTGAGTCTGACTTCAATCTCATCATCTTCAACTGCATGAAGTACAACTGTAAGGATACCTTCTTCCACCGGGCGGCCGCCCGTCTCCGAGACCAGGGTGGGGCTTTGATCAGGAAGACGCGGAGGGATGTGGAACGAATCGGCTTCGAGAAGGACAGCGGGATGCACCTGCCCGAACCGCCCAAGATTGAAGCGCCTCCACCGTTTTCCTGGGAGGACG TGGACCAGTTATTGCTCCCAGCCAACCGGCAGCACATGCCTCTGGAGGAGCAGCTGAAAGAGCTGCTGGAGAAACTGGACCTGACATTCTCCATGAAGTCCAGCCCGTCACGCTCCAAACGCCTCAAGCTGCTCAAGAAAACCATCAACGACGTGCGCAGCGAGTTGAGCTTCGGCCTGAGGAGGGCGTCCCACCACTCCCATTCACACTCTTCTCCCTCCCATCCAGAAAGGAGTAAAGCTGGGGAGGCAGAGGGCGTGAAGAACAATGGAATGAGTCCTGATAATGAGG GGGACAAATCATTACCTCCCAAATTGGAACCCTCTGACTCCCTAACTCCTCTCCTGCACTTCGAGAGTAACTCAGAACCCCCTACCCTCAAACCCATCCACCCCAACCACACCCCGGACAGCAAGACCCATGGACAAGTCAAATTTGACCGGGAGAAACCCAACAATGCTTCCTCCACCACTACCAAGACCCTTCTCAATGGCCACTCCGAATCCCAGAATCCCCTGCTTCTTTCAAAGGGGGACATGAGTGTGGTGGCCACCTCCACCCTGGCCCAACCCTCGGGAACGACTGTCAACCGCCGCACTGCCGTGCTCTTCAGGAAGTCCAAGACCACTAGCTCTGGGAAGAACCAGGGTGGGAGAGGAGGCGGCGAGGCCCAGACAGGGTGCCCTCAGCTGGGCACCAAGACCTTCCTGTCGGTGATGATCCCCAGGCTGGAGACCCTCCTCCACCCAAGGACTAGGAAGCGGAGCCACAGTCCCCGTGGAGTGTATAGCGAGGGGGGTGGAGAAGGGGAGGAAGAGTCCCCTGTCAAACACATTAACACAG GCCTGTCTAATGGTTTTGCGATGGAGGAGGTAATTGATGAAAAGAAAGAGCTAGGTGCCAGCAGGCCTCTAGAAACTAGGAGACGGTGTGCCTCTGAGTCCAGCATCTCATCTAGTGGTAGTCTGCTGGGCAGCACCAG CAGCACTCTCAGTCTTCCAACATGTGGTAAAGGCAAACCGGCCCTGGTCCGAAGAAACACTGTGGATGATAAGAACGACCTCATTGCCTGCATAGAAACCGGGAACTTTGCCAGAGCTGCTAGGATTGCCGCCG AAGTTGGCAACAGCAATATTTGGATGCCTGCTAGTGCTGCAACAGTTGTTCTGGAACCTTTAAAGCTTGTTTGGGCAAAATGTAGCGGATACCCTTCCTATCCTGCCTTG
- the brd1a gene encoding bromodomain-containing protein 1 isoform X2, with product MRKKARYHRVPEPQRPPSPIQPSPNKQTLTYAQAQRMVDMEIDGRMHRISIYDKLDVISDDDPTAQEIMECTSNKENMEKPQQTLMRSVRLKNNQEKRSAAAVAQNHTTHGATAAPVQTLPEAKIRTVEYNLPAVPRRPPVYYKYVEKTSEELDEEVEYDMDEEDYAWLEVVNDKRRSEGVSQVSHNVFEFLVDRFEKETQMEKVSKGQDKLTIDEDAVCCICMDGDGQDSNVILFCDMCNLAVHQECYGVPYIPEGQWLCRHCLQSPTQPAGCILCPNKGGAVKKTDDDRWGHVVCALWVPEVGFSNTVFIEPIDGVSNIPSARWKLTCYLCKEKGVGACIQCHKANCYTAFHVSCAQKAGLFMKMEPIKEFTETGEPTFSVKKTAYCGAHTPNSLVKRPLTIYEDAKPKNGLCSPLKGEKMRCANALTKGRKRKSKKVEPEEEVPPVAVPSFPPQRLNTILNRVSMQKKKVFVELALNYWTLKRQARNGVPLIRRLQSSQQSHQKTHAAQPKESEEESRALKEQLKEWHRLRHDLERARLLLELIRKREKLKREEMKLQQSLLEVQLTPFSILLRSVLEQLQERDQSLIFAHPVDIKEVPDYLDHIKNPMDFSTMRKHIDNQAYSNLDDFESDFNLIIFNCMKYNCKDTFFHRAAARLRDQGGALIRKTRRDVERIGFEKDSGMHLPEPPKIEAPPPFSWEDVDQLLLPANRQHMPLEEQLKELLEKLDLTFSMKSSPSRSKRLKLLKKTINDVRSELSFGLRRASHHSHSHSSPSHPERSKAGEAEGVKNNGMSPDNEGDKSLPPKLEPSDSLTPLLHFESNSEPPTLKPIHPNHTPDSKTHGQVKFDREKPNNASSTTTKTLLNGHSESQNPLLLSKGDMSVVATSTLAQPSGTTVNRRTAVLFRKSKTTSSGKNQGGRGGGEAQTGCPQLGTKTFLSVMIPRLETLLHPRTRKRSHSPRGVYSEGGGEGEEESPVKHINTGLSNGFAMEEVIDEKKELGASRPLETRRRCASESSISSSGSLLGSTSTLSLPTCGKGKPALVRRNTVDDKNDLIACIETGNFARAARIAAEVGNSNIWMPASAATVVLEPLKLVWAKCSGYPSYPALIVDPHMPRVGCQHNGVSIPMPPLDVLRVGERMQYKNEEKLFLVLFFDNKRSWQWLPKSKMVPLGIDKTIDKIKMMEGRTSSIRKAVQTAFKRAMNHLSIVQDEPVSDMSDVD from the exons ATGAGGAAGAAGGCTCGGTACCACAGGGTCCCCGAGCCCCAGCGGCCGCCCTCCCCCATCCAGCCATCCCCCAACAAACAGACTCTGACCTATGCCCAGGCCCAGCGCATGGTGGACATGGAGATTGATGGCCGGATGCACCGGATCAGCATCTACGACAAGCTGGACGTGATCTCGGATGATGACCCTACGGCTCAGGAGATTATGGAGTGCACCAGCAACAAGGAGAACATGGAGAAGCCTCAGCAGACGCTAATGCGCTCCGTCCGGTTAAAAAACAACCAGGAGAAGAGAAGTGCAGCTGCGGTCGCACAGAACCACACAACACATGGAGCTACAGCAGCACCAGTACAGACACTTCCAGAGGCCAAGATCCGGACTGTGGAGTATAACCTACCAGCGGTCCCCAGGAGGCCCCCAGTGTACTATAAGTATGTGGAGAAGACGTCAGAGGAGTTGGATGAGGAGGTGGAGTATGATATGGATGAGGAGGACTACGCCTGGCTGGAAGTAGTTAATGATAAGAGGAGGAGTGAGGGCGTCAGTCAG GTGTCCCACAACGTGTTTGAGTTCCTGGTGGACCGCtttgagaaagagacacagatgGAGAAGGTGAGCAAGGGCCAGGACAAGCTGACCATAGACGAGGATGCTGTCTGCTGCATCTGCATGGACGGAGATGGCCAGGACAGCAACGTCATCCTCTTCTGTGACATGTGCAACTTGGCAGTGCACCAAGAGTGTTACGGTGTCCCTTACATCCCAGAGGGACAGTGGCTATGCCGGCACTGCCTCCAGTCGCCCACCCAGCCTGCAGGCTGCATACTGTGTCCTAACAAAGGTGGAGCAGTGAAAAAGACTGACGATGACCGCTGGGGTCATGTGGTGTGCGCCCTGTGGGTGCCGGAGGTAGGGTTTTCCAACACAGTCTTCATCGAGCCCATCGACGGAGTCAGCAACATACCGTCCGCCCGCTGGAAGCTCACCTGCTACCTCTGTAAGGAGAAGGGGGTGGGGGCCTGTATCCAGTGTCACAAGGCTAACTGCTACACCGCCTTCCACGTCAGCTGTGCTCAGAAAGCAGGACTCTTTATGAAGATGGAACCAATCAAGGAGTTTACAGAGACCGGCGAACCAACGTTTTCGGTGAAGAAGACTGCTTACTGTGGAGCTCACACCCCCAATAGCTTGGTCAAAAGACCCCTCACCATCTACGAGGACGCCAAACCCAAAAATGGATTGTGTTCCCCTCTGAAAGGGGAGAAGATGAGGTGCGCCAATGCACTGACGAAAGGCAGGAAGAGGAAGAGCAAGAAGGTGGAGCCAGAGGAAGAGGTCCCACCCGTGGCTGTGCCTAGCTTTCCTCCCCAAAG GTTAAACACCATCCTCAACCGGGTGTCTATGCAGAAAAAGAAGGTGTTTGTGGAGCTGGCTCTAAACTACTGGACTCTAAAGAGACAGGCGAGGAACGGAGTACCCCTCATCAGACGACTACAGTCTAGCCAACAGTCCCACCAGAAGACCCATGCTGCACAACCG aaggagagtgaggaggagagccgGGCTCTGAAGGAGCAGCTCAAGGAGTGGCATCGTCTAAGACATGACCTGGAGAGAGCCAGGCTATTGCTGGAGCTCATACGCAAGAGGGAGAAACTCAAGAGAGAAGAG ATGAAGCTGCAGCAGAGCCTGTTGGAGGTCCAGCTGACTCCCTTCAGTATCCTGCTCAGGTCTGTGCTGGAACAGCTAcaggagagagaccagtcctTGATCTTTGCCCATCCTGTCGACATCAAAGAG GTGCCTGACTACCTTGACCACATCAAGAACCCCATGGATTTCTCCACTATGAGGAAACACATTGACAACCAGGCCTACAGCAACCTGGATGATTTTGAGTCTGACTTCAATCTCATCATCTTCAACTGCATGAAGTACAACTGTAAGGATACCTTCTTCCACCGGGCGGCCGCCCGTCTCCGAGACCAGGGTGGGGCTTTGATCAGGAAGACGCGGAGGGATGTGGAACGAATCGGCTTCGAGAAGGACAGCGGGATGCACCTGCCCGAACCGCCCAAGATTGAAGCGCCTCCACCGTTTTCCTGGGAGGACG TGGACCAGTTATTGCTCCCAGCCAACCGGCAGCACATGCCTCTGGAGGAGCAGCTGAAAGAGCTGCTGGAGAAACTGGACCTGACATTCTCCATGAAGTCCAGCCCGTCACGCTCCAAACGCCTCAAGCTGCTCAAGAAAACCATCAACGACGTGCGCAGCGAGTTGAGCTTCGGCCTGAGGAGGGCGTCCCACCACTCCCATTCACACTCTTCTCCCTCCCATCCAGAAAGGAGTAAAGCTGGGGAGGCAGAGGGCGTGAAGAACAATGGAATGAGTCCTGATAATGAGG GGGACAAATCATTACCTCCCAAATTGGAACCCTCTGACTCCCTAACTCCTCTCCTGCACTTCGAGAGTAACTCAGAACCCCCTACCCTCAAACCCATCCACCCCAACCACACCCCGGACAGCAAGACCCATGGACAAGTCAAATTTGACCGGGAGAAACCCAACAATGCTTCCTCCACCACTACCAAGACCCTTCTCAATGGCCACTCCGAATCCCAGAATCCCCTGCTTCTTTCAAAGGGGGACATGAGTGTGGTGGCCACCTCCACCCTGGCCCAACCCTCGGGAACGACTGTCAACCGCCGCACTGCCGTGCTCTTCAGGAAGTCCAAGACCACTAGCTCTGGGAAGAACCAGGGTGGGAGAGGAGGCGGCGAGGCCCAGACAGGGTGCCCTCAGCTGGGCACCAAGACCTTCCTGTCGGTGATGATCCCCAGGCTGGAGACCCTCCTCCACCCAAGGACTAGGAAGCGGAGCCACAGTCCCCGTGGAGTGTATAGCGAGGGGGGTGGAGAAGGGGAGGAAGAGTCCCCTGTCAAACACATTAACACAG GCCTGTCTAATGGTTTTGCGATGGAGGAGGTAATTGATGAAAAGAAAGAGCTAGGTGCCAGCAGGCCTCTAGAAACTAGGAGACGGTGTGCCTCTGAGTCCAGCATCTCATCTAGTGGTAGTCTGCTGGGCAGCACCAG CACTCTCAGTCTTCCAACATGTGGTAAAGGCAAACCGGCCCTGGTCCGAAGAAACACTGTGGATGATAAGAACGACCTCATTGCCTGCATAGAAACCGGGAACTTTGCCAGAGCTGCTAGGATTGCCGCCG AAGTTGGCAACAGCAATATTTGGATGCCTGCTAGTGCTGCAACAGTTGTTCTGGAACCTTTAAAGCTTGTTTGGGCAAAATGTAGCGGATACCCTTCCTATCCTGCCTTG